From Paenibacillus sp. GP183, one genomic window encodes:
- a CDS encoding DUF2653 family protein codes for MKIILDEQDVIDSVHVYIASQGNRRVVEGSEPHNVYNVELFYDGKNGFSAKGYTYGTLCHLDQQDFINAIALYMSSYYSFASNRLMINLAWDEATKLFGADIIVER; via the coding sequence ATGAAGATAATATTGGATGAACAAGATGTAATAGACTCTGTTCATGTATATATCGCGTCACAGGGGAACAGAAGAGTAGTCGAAGGAAGCGAACCGCATAATGTTTATAATGTCGAGCTTTTTTATGATGGTAAGAACGGATTTTCGGCTAAGGGTTATACGTATGGGACCCTTTGTCACCTTGATCAGCAGGATTTTATAAATGCTATTGCATTATACATGTCTTCTTATTATTCTTTTGCTTCAAATAGATTAATGATTAATTTGGCGTGGGATGAAGCAACAAAATTATTTGGAGCAGATATA